Genomic segment of Arctopsyche grandis isolate Sample6627 chromosome 11, ASM5162203v2, whole genome shotgun sequence:
cttacaaattctgaccaaaaccttatcagctctattttagtatataaataatacaaatataaattttcagcttgatacgttcaggggtgtggaaagaattgttgtcacaacatttttaagaTGAAAAAATCCCATTCtcggttttttaaatttagtgacttttctattttcatcatattaatacaataattatacttgaattttttcgtaaaGCGCACACATGTTgaaggggttgaaaaaaatagtggaagaaaaaccaaacaagagtaaactttCACTTCCGTTTGAGAGATGCTTatcaaatttcatacattttatatgtacatacgtctatagtgaaatttcaattcaataaactaaatAGTTTGTGAgacaaacataaaaaacctccaTTTTCTAGAGTATAAGTGCTACTTCCggcttaggaaaaaatatttaaaaaatatcgaagtataaaatttataatttatttatttatttatatattatcttagctatcaagctaattaaacaataggggagagtggtgtacctgtggacaattttcgctttttcactcatagctcagcaactttattgttttatgcaaactttttaatgtcattagataggttgaagattcaagattaaaattaaaaaagaaaagttaATGATAGCataacagtttttttattttttgcaaaaataatagagacaaaaaaattgtccaaaggTTCAACACTATGTTGAACCTATGGAcagtgtacatatgttgtacctttggacagatttgataatttatacaaagtaaactatttcatccaatgttgaaattctcaaggtctacattaaattccaactgtgatttGAGTCTCCCAGACTGGCCTACCACTCGAGGAGGAGGCAATTTCCCAGAAATTTCCTCttgagaaatattataaattttgtcatcGACCATAAGAAATCGGTTTcttaatttcaatatcattttcgattggattattCATAACTTCAGCAACATAATACTTGAAAGTCTTTTTGGTTGTTAATTTCACAAGAACCTCTAACCTTAACCTCTGGACGCGTCCAGAGGTACAACCAAATAAATGTCCAAAGGTACaacaaaacgaaatattcaactaatattaaaatacacttcTTTGTGATAACGTTTTAACACATATATCGTCGTTACCAAATAGTTAAATAACcactatacaaaactaaatgcatatcttgtatgaaaagttattttaataaatatgaaaaaacaaacagttcgttggtaaatatttacttttggaTCCCAAATAACGAAATTCTCGAAAAAACTCGAATCTGGCAGCGCGCGGCACCAAAAGGTGGATTGAATGTTGCCAATATTCGATGTTCATAATTCCCTAGAATATTatgtagcaaaaatattttccacgACCGAAATAAAGTCATTGtccacaagtacatatgtacattcgtccATAGGTACACCACTGTCCcctacatcttaattacttaattctaaaatttataattaacttatatgtatggTCCTTCACAgtggtgtctcttcgcacctcttttatattacatataaaaaaaattcagatttgattagcggtttggaagataattgaattcaaaaacttaaaaatataaagtgaaaaaagaaaaatttatagatgtttaaataattaaaatttgacagcgagatggcagggcgaaaagtaatgaaactaccgatgtgaatgatgaatgtggcAGGCAAACGATGTAATACGATGGAgtattttaaaacgtgtctaatacgatattttttcaccatcgtaatggcggatgataccttaacttatattaatgaccaaaatgagcaatatggcaaagtatgaaaacgatcggataagaggtaagagatataaaaaaagacgtcttaatgtgaaacgtaaaggaggtttgtaaaaaaagacACCTTaaagaggaggtaccatttcctgtCAACTTCTATCGATAAAATTTACGTcctattccaaaaaaccacccgaaataaaaagccggttttcgttttttttacaaataaaaagccggttggccgactttcaccggttttagaaaattaagatttttttttaagtttaaaatttttatatcgaaaaaaaatgtaaatatatattatattatgcaaaaaaatagttttttatgaattaaattgagttataaacattacgaactttcataagatcattattttatattattattacaaatattacaaataatagaatttgtataatatatcacagccgtaaaatgcagatcctaaatacgcacaaataattaaatgatttaaataagctactatcaagaatgttacgtacgccgcggattaagcgaatagaatcccagagactgtgtgaccgttcaaggattatctgtttaacggatatctgttaacggattaactaagtgcataccgtgcgactggtataagtggtttcaaggattagcgacaggctaagtgcaagtaaggtaaacaatgattgcacttctcataccgtgggaatacatatccgaatacgtgactatacagtaggtaaacagattagacgtcctgagagaactaccccttataaggcggtacgtaggcgatatcatgtcattctggactgagcactgccagtacgtgtatctcctttatcatcaataaatgctatgGAACGaatgttggccttttacttggatcctccacccacccctacgcaacaatattattaaaaaaatagtgtgtaACCTtgcagaaaaactataattgtggaatcgtgaatagataTTAAGAACTGCCGAGATTCATAGATATAGATAAAAAGATATCAAGACATTTCgaagttgtttttacgcatctgttttagtttaaaaatccaaaaacaaaccgttgcaaatgtcggaaacaaattcgttagaaacggcatatcaagaacattttaaatccataataaaagtaggtttgtggcctcaatatttaaaggcCTTCCAATtctttcgaagaaaaatcaattatatttcgaaaattcctatgcattttgccataaatcttTTGAGTTTACGACTACTGTTTTGTTGTTGTCAAGTATgtacaaggatttgcgatagtaacgttttctatacctgaagttgggtagttcattgaaactacatactttcaataatattttattggtcttacattaattaaagaaaaccttaaaaagccggttttcggttttttgataaatggtcaaaaagccggcttttcggtttcagtttaagccggcttggaagccctatatCGATACAaaattcagtaaccgatacaaagtttcagttagataggactaacggtgttcaaaaaatccctaaaatacacattagttcgaattttcgcatggtcacaaaatttcatctattgttactacgtacatatatagataaagaaaaaaattagtaCCAACCATAAGCAATCAACTTTTCTCCAAACACGCATGCTCCAAGACCATATCTAGCTACACTCATACTAGCAACCTTTATCCAAGTATCAGTTTGCAGATCGTATCGTTCTACAGTCGACAAAATTGAGCCAATCCATCCACCAAGTGCGTATATAAAACCACCAGCAGCAGCTACcttgaataatatataaacaatgaTCAATTCGAAAAATATCAGTATAAGGATATACTTTTAAACTGAAAAAttaactattatatatgtataaccgtTAGAGTTTGCCTCGCTTCTATCATCGGAGTGAGTTGTTTCCATTCTCCAGTGGTTGTACAATAACTTTCGACGTTGTTTAACGCTTTAGCATTGTTAAATCCACCAATTGCATAAAAAATACTGTCAACAAGTACACCCGCAGCATCTCTTCGAGCTGTCATCATCGGGGTGGCAAAAGTCCATTTCCGAGTAGTAGGATCGAATCTAAATCATTAAAGAAATGAAGTTTATGATACAAAAGTGTTTAAAATaaccattttcaattaaaaaaaacctttcgACTGTTTTTAGTTCTGTATTTTCATTAGCACCACCAAATGCGTATATAAATCCATCGATAACTGCAACTATAGGATGACCTCTGATTTCTAACATCGGTGGTAGCAATTTCTTCGTTCCAGTTTTAATACTATAACTATAGACcttaaaatttaacaaaccatattatgtacatatatacttaaagAATACTTTCGTTATTTCGTTATTATCCGTGCACGAATTcagtaattttttaatttaataatatattgaaaacgaAGTACTGCCTAatgttaataacatttttttactgtttttgaTTTAAACCATGGATGAAGGAGATATTTGATCATATGACACTTACCCCCAtgcctaaaaatattttataaaaattgacagtatctgtAATAAACAGTCAGTATCAATGCTTAAATGTCAgtcagaaaaatacagatattaataatatcagattctttatacataatcaataatcaacaaaaaaaaatcagttatcaataataataattgaaaatatacaaaactccaaaatcaattgtattttaatctctttttcttctcttttctttattatacaaattccaACAtgtagtctaaaaatatttaaaatataataataaaaatataacgataatatatacttctattaaaatttactttcaataccatagaacgcaaacgctaactggtaactaaaaatcttttaaattgatatttattctatttacaacaataaattgaaattaaatattgtatagaaATTCAACATGCTCTGccacacttaatttattcttattacttcactttattattaataatttattactattttaaaacaaatgttaTCTATGGtgggggttatttgcacggggttTTTTTGCACGGGGGGCTAGAGTTCGGGGGTTTTTGGCCAGGGGAATGTGACtagggggtacatgtccggataccaaAACAACGATATCTTACAGttcacatacaatatattatacatacttggagtaaaatttgataaatataaaatagttcaaagtataacatacattcatatgtatgttgtatacctcattaatattttgatatgaGCCAGTAAACCCAGCCATAATAACGATTTCGTCTCCTAGAATGGTTGCACAGAAATTTCTCGTTTCCGTTTTCAAGTCCATAAATTCAGTCATTGAATTTGTTTCTGGGTCATACAACATGACCATTTTCGTAGTCTGAAATTGTTTAAGCACAATTTTACCATCGTCAATTCGATTCCTATCAAAGTTCTACAATTTACTTACTGCTGTATGAAAATCACCGATAGATAACGCAACAACGGCGGATTTTCTGGGAACGTTTCGAGAtgaatcaaattttgtttttctgTTTGGAATGGTTTTCCATTGAACCGCTTCCGATACAATTGAAGAACATTTTCCACTGTGAAGTGGTTCCAATTCGTCGAACAGTGTCTGAAAAAGGTGAATACAACATTTTCTTAaagtattaaattgtatttgaaaCTATCAGGGATCATGAGCTATACCTCAATAGGTAGTAAAGGCAGTTTGATGAATTCATACAAGGAATGCAAATGGTCTTTTCTTTTCGGATAATCGTATTGAACCCATCGTTTGACACTTGAAAATACAGTCGTCTCCAAAGTCACATTgaggttgtcagattttaaaatatccaaCAGTAGGTTGAATTCGATATTCAAAAATTCTTCCGTTAAGCAAACCTTAAAGCaatatattcataattaattcactaaacgtacgaatatttaaaatagttttaaatttaacaacaagcacttcattaaaattgaattcTATAAACTCTTTTGCCAAAATTTTCGAATTGGCATTTCCAAATTTTGCTACAAGACAACAGTTGTTAATGTCAATAGCAGTTTTCAGAAGATTTTCACAAGTTTGTAGCAATGATTGCATTTTTAGAATCTCCGCAGCTCTGTATATCTTTCTAACCATATTTCCATTGAGATCTTAAAACAaaagaatgttttttttataaaaatatctacatGTTTAACAATCATTTCAGATCAACATCCCACCAATTTTCCCCGTATAACAAaatgatatgatttttttcatcacatcGTTGTCAATACCGCTTATCTTAACTTCATTTCGAGATAAGTTGCAGAAATTTAGATCAAAGTCAAGAAAATAGTCACTATTTGCAGCCATAATGACACTATGAACTGGATaactaaaatataacaaaaaaaacgttataaatcaaatatgaaaaacagaaaaattaaaaacaaatccaAACCTTTCAGATCCAATCACCACGTCTAAGTCGCAAAACTTTTCCATTTGCATCATTTTGAATATACGATCGAAACCTTTTTTGAAATACATCTCATGCATCTTAATCGACGAACTTTCACACATTTTGAGATTACTTATTAATTTATCcgtcaattaattaaaatgtttatactGTAAAGTAgttcacatacaaatatgtcaATAAATGATATATCACATTTATATTCTTATAAATTTGCACACGAAGGAATGAAAGGATATTAGTATTATATCAACCGAGATAAGTAGCAAATCCACAACATTGTTTATTATTCTGCATCCTGTTTACAAAACATTTATTAGacgttttttaaatttatgtagagTATGTTTTCTGAGATAaattaatatcataataataatatttttaatcaaaatattcaaaGCGAATAAACACAATTCATGTCGAAAacataaacatatttacaatgtaaatatatacataatactgaTATACTTTGAATTGTAATATTTTGAGTGTCGGTTTTTTAATCAaagaaaatcttcaaaatcaaattaaatttgaaaaacgtTACAAAGTGGTTACGTCAGATTTTTTCACCCTCGATAAATATATCTGTGTGTTTGAAGAATATGAATGTTCAAATTTTCTTTTTGCGTGGAcgataataataagaaaaaaaatcgctttCTTCTTTTGCGGAAAATTCTCCAAGGAGTCAATCTCCTACTCGAGAGCGGAAAAAGTATaatcgaacaaaaaaaaaatcaatcgttCACCTAAAAtagaaatttaatacatattattcaaacgaaaaagtttggaaaattggagtatacaaaaaacgttactcgtattatcaataaattgaaatctcccaaaattttattattatatttcaattattataagaTCATTATCACCCAACTTTTCTTAAGCTACAATTATGATATCCCACTCTTCATCTCAAGGAGTATTgacatttaaaatcatatgcaacatacatacatattttaaaatataattcatgtcattaaaatatatacatagaactctataaaatttaaatctttttaTAACTTTTACATTAGTTTGAATTGGTTAGTTAGATGAAATTCTCAACTGTCCAcaatttgtctgatttgaaCCATTTTCACTTTTCCAATCACTTTGATACTTTACATAGAGTTAGGGGAATTCAAtcatttacaaaattatataaaattaaaccaaaatCATATGTTAGATCGATGAAATGACAGCTTGCTTTTC
This window contains:
- the LOC143918837 gene encoding kelch-like protein 1 — translated: MCESSSIKMHEMYFKKGFDRIFKMMQMEKFCDLDVVIGSESYPVHSVIMAANSDYFLDFDLNFCNLSRNEVKISGIDNDVMKKIISFCYTGKIDLNGNMVRKIYRAAEILKMQSLLQTCENLLKTAIDINNCCLVAKFGNANSKILAKEFIEFNFNEVCLTEEFLNIEFNLLLDILKSDNLNVTLETTVFSSVKRWVQYDYPKRKDHLHSLYEFIKLPLLPIETLFDELEPLHSGKCSSIVSEAVQWKTIPNRKTKFDSSRNVPRKSAVVALSIGDFHTATTKMVMLYDPETNSMTEFMDLKTETRNFCATILGDEIVIMAGFTGSYQNINEVYSYSIKTGTKKLLPPMLEIRGHPIVAVIDGFIYAFGGANENTELKTVERFDPTTRKWTFATPMMTARRDAAGVLVDSIFYAIGGFNNAKALNNVESYCTTTGEWKQLTPMIEARQTLTVAAAGGFIYALGGWIGSILSTVERYDLQTDTWIKVASMSVARYGLGACVFGEKLIAYGGSNGSDTIADLEEYDPATNKWRTLTSTVKRGHFNFIAVSKGWLKRLKPNSIKNESLYSENQSIA